In Nitrospirota bacterium, the genomic stretch GGTAATGGCACGGCTGAACAATGAATTCAAGTTTAAATTGCCGAAGGGCGAACTGATTGTATGGGGTCTTCTCGGCGGAATACTCATGGGTGTTGGCTCAAGGCCTGCATTGGGATGCAATATAGGGGCCTTTTTTATCAGAGTTGCCGGTGGAGATCCCAGTGGCTGGCTGTATGGCGCTGGCATGGTGGCAGGCGCCTTTGTCGGAGTTAAGTTCTTTAACTGGTGGTCAGAAAGAAAAATGGCCAAAGAAATGGAAGCATTTTGAAAATTCAAAATTCAAAATTTAAAACTCAAAATTAAGGAGGAAGTTTGTTATGGCTATGAAATTTGAGAAAAAAGGTGACGGAACATATATGCTGGATGTTTGCGGTTACGTCTGCCCGCATCCCCAGATATATGCCAAAAAGTCTCTCGAAAAAATGAATGAGGGTGATGTAGTAGAGATTATACTTGATAATCCTTCGTCTGTTGAAACTATATCCCAGATGTGCGACCAGGTAGGGCATGATGTGCTGGATAAAAAAACAGAAGGCGGCAAAATATATTTGAAGATCAAAAAGGGATAAGATTTTTCCCTTTAATAAATTGAGGAGGGCTAAATGAAAACACCTCTGGTGATTATTGTTGTGATTGTTGTTGCTATACTTGGTTTTTTAACCGTTTATAGCCAGCAACATGATATGACAGCACAGACTCAGGGACAAGGAGCAGCAGGCGGGTATGGCTCAGCACCGGCAGCAGGCGGGTATGGCTCAGCACCGGCAGCAGGCGGGTATGGCTCAGCACCGGCAGCAGGCGGGTATGGCAAATAAAACTCAGCGTATTAACTAAAAATAGCAGGTGAGAAAATGAAAAAAGTATTGATTGCAGTTGACGATACGAAGGGTACCAAGAATGCTTTTTCTGTGTGCAGTAATGTATGTTCTTGCATTCAGCCGGAAAAAACAGTGCTGGTTTTCGTCGAGAAATTCGAGGGCAGGTCCTTAATTAATGAAATGCTTGGCGACGCTGAAATGTTCACCCTTGAAGAAGTGCTGAAAGGAACGGAATATCAGGAAGCTCTGGACGAAAAGGCACAAAAGATTTTGAATTATTACAAGAAGGCTCTTGAGAATAAAGG encodes the following:
- a CDS encoding sulfurtransferase TusA family protein produces the protein MAMKFEKKGDGTYMLDVCGYVCPHPQIYAKKSLEKMNEGDVVEIILDNPSSVETISQMCDQVGHDVLDKKTEGGKIYLKIKKG
- a CDS encoding universal stress protein, whose product is MKKVLIAVDDTKGTKNAFSVCSNVCSCIQPEKTVLVFVEKFEGRSLINEMLGDAEMFTLEEVLKGTEYQEALDEKAQKILNYYKKALENKGVTGIKTVIRKGHPAEEILKTAKKENVDMIIVGSRGKRISHRFMGSVSREVANNAEVPVLIVK